A genomic window from Shewanella vesiculosa includes:
- the rluA gene encoding bifunctional tRNA pseudouridine(32) synthase/23S rRNA pseudouridine(746) synthase RluA, whose amino-acid sequence MADFIYNPPTSPWLDILYQDKDILVANKPSGLLSVPGREAIYHDSIYARVLAEHPHAQIVHRLDMATSGVIVVALRRSAERELKRQFRDRETAKTYYARVAGHMKPSITQVDLPLICDWPNRPKQKVDHAIGKPSVTLVEVVSYGAKSTLVKLTPITGRSHQLRVHMMALGHPILGDGFYADPLAKSLSPRLLLHAAALSITHPYSRQAMHFEAAVTFMTPTDEQ is encoded by the coding sequence ATGGCTGATTTCATATACAACCCACCCACCAGCCCTTGGCTGGATATTTTGTATCAAGATAAAGATATTCTGGTCGCAAACAAACCCTCTGGACTGTTATCGGTACCGGGAAGAGAAGCCATTTATCATGACAGTATTTATGCGCGGGTTTTAGCTGAACACCCTCATGCCCAAATTGTACATCGCCTAGATATGGCAACCTCTGGGGTGATTGTCGTCGCACTTAGACGCAGTGCAGAGCGCGAATTAAAACGTCAATTTCGTGATAGAGAAACGGCCAAAACTTATTATGCTCGGGTTGCCGGCCACATGAAGCCTAGTATCACTCAGGTTGATTTACCACTCATTTGCGATTGGCCTAATAGACCCAAGCAAAAAGTCGACCACGCCATTGGCAAACCTTCGGTAACACTTGTCGAAGTTGTCAGTTACGGTGCTAAATCAACGTTAGTAAAACTCACCCCAATTACGGGACGTTCTCATCAACTGAGAGTTCATATGATGGCGTTAGGGCACCCGATCCTTGGCGATGGATTCTATGCCGATCCTTTAGCAAAAAGCTTATCACCTAGGTTACTGCTGCATGCGGCAGCATTATCGATAACTCATCCGTACTCACGACAAGCAATGCATTTTGAAGCAGCCGTCACTTTCATGACGCCAACCGATGAACAGTAA
- the asnC gene encoding transcriptional regulator AsnC, whose amino-acid sequence MDSSFHRDELDNHILTALMQDARTPFAELAKRFNVSAGTIHVRVEKMKQAGIITGAQITVNPKALGYDVCCFIGINLKSAGDYPAAIAKLNELEEVVEAYYTTGNYSVFVKVMCQSIDGLQHVLINRIQSIDEIQSTETLISLQNPIVRSVKP is encoded by the coding sequence GTGGATAGCTCATTTCATCGTGATGAATTAGATAATCATATTCTTACCGCACTGATGCAAGATGCCAGAACACCTTTTGCGGAACTGGCGAAACGTTTCAATGTCAGTGCAGGGACAATTCATGTTCGCGTTGAAAAAATGAAACAAGCTGGCATTATCACCGGCGCGCAAATTACCGTTAACCCCAAAGCACTGGGTTATGATGTTTGCTGCTTTATTGGCATCAATTTAAAGAGTGCTGGCGATTATCCAGCAGCGATTGCCAAGCTAAATGAATTAGAAGAAGTGGTAGAAGCATATTATACCACTGGTAATTACTCGGTATTTGTAAAGGTAATGTGCCAATCTATCGATGGATTACAGCATGTGCTGATTAACCGTATCCAATCAATTGATGAAATCCAGTCTACTGAAACACTTATTAGCCTTCAAAACCCTATTGTCCGATCGGTAAAGCCCTAA
- a CDS encoding S8 family serine peptidase, translated as MKTKLALAISAALISSATYANTQYNSNQTGLELLSAKNNNKSVIKSNNVVAPQRYIVELESPAIAKYQGGISTLASTAIKDKNSKLDVQSAPVKSYASHLQAEQAAFTKALSKVASNAKVERQFKTLFNGVTIVGQGLTVEQIMAIPGVISVYPEAMYQTNMDASLGIINSEAMWNAVDGMENAGKGIRVAIIDGGIRPENPMFSGEGFTAPTSMMPTDDYCSTVDSSFCNDKLIVARWSQPTFAVCPDEYMSPLGYGGHGTHVAGTAVGNKVDTTFQGVDVTLSGVAPAAYLMAYKALYSTEDCSGGSGSNIMLMEALEHAVNDGADVINNSWGGGAGADPASSPYKTMFEAAEAAGVVVVSAAGNDGNAAKSVGCPGCIESGITVANSTTGRYFANSFNVGGDDLLAVPGSDTIIEMDITAPVISALNIDAENTEGCDAFAADSFKDGIALISRGTCNFSDKVTNAQNAGAKAVVVYNNRAGAPISMSVPGITFPSAMISQDDAMAIIDSMGDTPIQGTIGSEIKRIVASNLADTINQSSSRGPNGNENILKPDLAAPGTDILSAFSPDDGGENFNMITGTSMASPHVAGAAALLSQLHPDWSSIDIKTALTSTSTIDGILDYDASTPATPFDMGAGRMDLDAAAKAVLTFDKPSIAADSCVGICTFTRTVYNKGDEKSSWALSASSDTAGLMISPSTLELEAGASATFTVTVDSTFSEYGDWIFGNVMITSTEGKQNAHLPLAVLAKESSDSSLISTYTTDTDITVADPFTVKSVVNNTMFENTVTVTASAPKGTKLTSKDDVSVAMNGASQNGLSVDENTGVITWVGSMDLPEMVTTSGVGSYPSVAATMYTPACLDGCDETSFVFNVPAFKYNGQTYTQITMSDNGIVIPGNSSTAGTYANKELPDSSNPNNIVAPFWADFDLSDGTVGDTGGGSVSIDVVGNATTSWLVVEWKDAQLWNDNSGDKYSFSVWFQTGDTEEVTFNYFDIPGMPANVTIGAENISGSIGTTHYYNGVGSAVTNDDYVDVKSTTAGSVEIGYKAMVTEFSFGQADAPSLDEDTSMEGNVLDNDTKPDQKVARTQVTGDGMTAKAQRLIDVSPAGKLSTVALVDNVTNGELTLAADGSFTYTPKADFTGTDTFTYTSTDEEGNLSTPAQVVITVTNVNDAPTVAPSGMNSAGGFVVTAKANGKDIDGDALTYNWVQTGGKSVNFTNGGPTINFTAPIGNDTFTFTVTASDGELTSAPGTATINVTKEEEKSSGGSMGWLTALLLPLAALRRRKH; from the coding sequence GTGAAGACAAAATTAGCTCTAGCCATTTCGGCTGCACTGATATCAAGTGCGACTTATGCAAATACACAATATAACTCTAACCAAACAGGCTTAGAACTGCTGTCTGCTAAAAACAACAACAAATCAGTTATAAAATCTAACAACGTTGTTGCTCCTCAACGTTATATTGTTGAATTAGAGTCGCCTGCCATTGCAAAATACCAAGGTGGCATTTCTACTTTAGCCTCTACAGCTATTAAAGATAAAAATAGCAAATTAGACGTTCAATCTGCTCCAGTGAAAAGTTACGCATCTCATTTGCAAGCAGAACAAGCTGCATTTACAAAAGCACTTTCAAAAGTGGCTTCAAATGCTAAAGTTGAGCGTCAGTTTAAGACACTATTTAACGGTGTGACCATTGTTGGCCAAGGGTTAACTGTTGAACAGATCATGGCTATTCCAGGGGTTATCTCTGTATACCCTGAAGCAATGTACCAAACAAATATGGATGCTTCACTTGGCATTATTAATAGTGAAGCTATGTGGAATGCTGTTGATGGTATGGAAAATGCTGGTAAAGGTATCCGTGTTGCAATTATTGACGGCGGTATTCGTCCTGAAAACCCAATGTTCTCAGGAGAAGGTTTTACCGCTCCAACTTCTATGATGCCAACCGATGACTATTGTTCAACGGTGGATAGCTCATTCTGTAATGATAAACTGATTGTTGCACGTTGGTCACAACCAACATTTGCGGTATGCCCAGATGAATACATGAGCCCATTAGGCTACGGTGGCCACGGTACTCACGTTGCTGGTACCGCTGTAGGTAACAAAGTAGATACCACTTTCCAAGGTGTTGACGTTACATTATCAGGTGTCGCTCCAGCCGCATATTTAATGGCTTATAAAGCGCTGTATTCTACAGAAGATTGTTCTGGTGGCAGCGGTTCTAACATTATGCTGATGGAAGCATTAGAGCATGCTGTTAATGATGGTGCAGACGTAATCAATAACTCATGGGGTGGTGGAGCCGGTGCAGATCCAGCAAGCAGCCCATATAAAACAATGTTTGAAGCTGCTGAAGCTGCAGGTGTTGTTGTTGTAAGTGCTGCTGGTAATGATGGTAACGCAGCTAAATCAGTTGGTTGTCCTGGTTGTATTGAATCTGGTATCACTGTAGCTAACAGTACTACTGGCCGTTATTTTGCTAACAGCTTCAATGTTGGTGGTGATGATTTATTAGCGGTTCCAGGATCTGATACCATCATTGAGATGGATATTACTGCTCCAGTTATTTCAGCTCTAAATATCGATGCAGAAAACACTGAAGGCTGTGATGCATTTGCCGCTGATTCGTTTAAAGATGGCATTGCATTGATTTCACGTGGTACTTGTAACTTTAGTGATAAAGTAACTAATGCTCAAAACGCTGGTGCTAAAGCGGTTGTGGTTTACAACAATCGTGCTGGTGCTCCAATATCTATGTCAGTTCCAGGCATTACATTCCCTTCTGCTATGATCTCACAAGATGATGCCATGGCAATTATTGATTCAATGGGTGACACTCCGATTCAAGGTACCATTGGTTCTGAAATTAAACGTATTGTCGCAAGCAACCTAGCAGATACAATTAATCAGTCTAGCTCTCGTGGCCCAAATGGTAATGAAAATATTCTTAAGCCTGATCTAGCAGCTCCAGGAACAGATATTTTATCAGCTTTCTCACCAGACGATGGTGGAGAAAACTTTAACATGATTACTGGTACCAGTATGGCCAGCCCACATGTTGCGGGTGCTGCTGCTTTATTAAGCCAATTACATCCAGATTGGTCATCAATTGACATTAAAACAGCATTAACGTCCACATCTACAATTGATGGTATTTTAGATTATGATGCATCAACTCCGGCAACTCCTTTTGATATGGGTGCTGGTCGCATGGATCTTGATGCTGCAGCAAAAGCAGTATTAACATTTGATAAGCCTTCAATTGCAGCAGACTCTTGTGTCGGTATCTGTACATTTACTCGTACGGTTTACAATAAAGGTGATGAAAAATCATCTTGGGCGCTTTCAGCAAGTTCTGATACTGCTGGCCTAATGATTTCCCCATCAACACTTGAACTTGAAGCGGGTGCATCTGCAACCTTTACCGTTACAGTTGACTCTACATTCAGTGAATATGGCGATTGGATCTTTGGTAATGTAATGATCACCAGCACTGAAGGTAAGCAAAACGCTCATCTTCCATTAGCGGTATTAGCTAAAGAGTCTAGTGATTCATCATTAATCTCTACTTATACAACTGATACTGATATTACTGTTGCAGATCCTTTCACTGTAAAATCTGTTGTTAACAATACCATGTTCGAAAATACCGTTACTGTGACAGCCTCAGCTCCTAAGGGCACTAAGCTTACATCGAAAGATGATGTATCTGTTGCTATGAACGGCGCATCGCAAAATGGTCTATCTGTTGATGAGAATACTGGTGTTATCACTTGGGTTGGTTCAATGGACTTGCCTGAAATGGTTACCACAAGTGGTGTAGGCTCATACCCAAGCGTTGCGGCCACAATGTACACACCAGCTTGTCTTGACGGTTGTGATGAAACATCATTTGTATTTAACGTCCCTGCATTTAAATACAATGGTCAAACTTATACTCAAATCACAATGTCTGATAACGGTATAGTTATTCCAGGTAATAGTTCAACTGCTGGTACTTATGCTAATAAAGAACTACCAGATAGCTCAAATCCTAATAATATCGTTGCTCCATTCTGGGCAGATTTTGATTTAAGCGATGGTACAGTTGGTGATACTGGCGGCGGATCTGTTTCTATTGACGTAGTAGGAAATGCTACGACTAGTTGGTTGGTTGTTGAATGGAAAGATGCCCAGCTTTGGAATGATAATTCTGGAGATAAATACAGCTTCAGCGTTTGGTTCCAAACTGGCGATACTGAAGAAGTCACGTTTAACTACTTCGACATTCCAGGAATGCCAGCTAACGTAACCATAGGTGCAGAAAACATCAGCGGTAGCATCGGAACAACTCATTACTATAATGGTGTAGGTTCTGCTGTAACAAATGACGACTATGTAGACGTCAAATCAACAACTGCGGGTAGTGTTGAAATCGGCTATAAAGCTATGGTCACTGAGTTTAGCTTCGGCCAAGCTGATGCGCCATCACTAGATGAAGACACTTCTATGGAAGGTAATGTATTAGATAATGATACTAAACCAGACCAAAAAGTGGCTCGTACTCAAGTAACGGGCGATGGCATGACAGCTAAAGCTCAACGCTTAATTGACGTATCTCCAGCAGGAAAACTAAGTACTGTTGCTCTTGTTGATAACGTGACTAATGGTGAGCTTACTTTGGCCGCTGACGGTTCATTTACTTATACACCAAAAGCAGACTTCACAGGTACAGACACATTCACTTATACATCTACTGATGAAGAAGGGAATCTGAGCACTCCTGCACAAGTTGTTATTACGGTGACTAACGTAAATGACGCTCCTACTGTTGCACCTTCAGGAATGAATAGTGCCGGTGGTTTCGTTGTAACAGCCAAGGCTAATGGTAAAGATATCGATGGTGATGCTTTAACGTATAATTGGGTCCAAACTGGTGGTAAGAGTGTTAACTTTACTAACGGTGGTCCAACAATTAACTTTACGGCTCCTATAGGTAATGACACCTTCACTTTCACTGTAACCGCATCTGACGGCGAACTGACAAGTGCGCCTGGTACTGCAACCATTAATGTCACCAAGGAAGAAGAGAAATCTTCTGGTGGTTCTATGGGTTGGTTAACCGCACTATTACTACCATTAGCTGCATTACGTCGTCGTAAGCACTAA
- a CDS encoding DUF3149 domain-containing protein, translating into MAFWLDLMFGNAIGLLSMTVIFCTFGIMSYLMWMFIVKSAPTK; encoded by the coding sequence ATGGCATTTTGGTTAGATTTAATGTTTGGTAACGCAATAGGATTACTATCGATGACTGTAATCTTTTGTACCTTTGGAATAATGTCTTATCTAATGTGGATGTTTATTGTGAAGTCTGCACCTACTAAGTGA
- a CDS encoding superinfection exclusion B family protein, producing MMKIKVGSIKLFNSKRLFVSAMTWVVVTCTSLLFAPKDLLAFLSLDHLVNQYGQFIGLGLIMGVAYFLSQIFAFVVDESIVFFRQKRTVETIEAKVKLLDPAERALLREFFLQGQTILTLPQNELAVKNLVHSSILEMLGNERHYAIQGPTAEYKISMPARNYLNRDVLRLPAGEPSAEEMTYLIKTRPHFINGLVQSRKHAA from the coding sequence ATGATGAAAATAAAAGTAGGTTCAATAAAGTTGTTTAATAGCAAACGTTTATTCGTAAGTGCTATGACATGGGTTGTTGTAACATGTACTAGTTTACTGTTTGCGCCTAAAGATTTACTGGCGTTTTTATCGTTAGATCACCTAGTCAATCAATATGGTCAGTTTATTGGCTTAGGATTAATAATGGGAGTCGCGTATTTTTTAAGTCAAATTTTTGCCTTTGTGGTTGATGAGTCTATTGTGTTTTTTCGCCAAAAACGCACAGTAGAAACCATCGAAGCAAAAGTGAAACTACTCGATCCGGCAGAACGAGCCTTGTTACGCGAATTCTTTTTACAGGGACAGACTATTTTAACCCTGCCGCAAAATGAGTTAGCAGTTAAAAATCTAGTTCATAGCAGTATACTTGAGATGCTTGGAAATGAGCGCCACTATGCGATTCAAGGACCAACGGCAGAATACAAGATATCGATGCCGGCGCGAAATTATTTAAATCGCGATGTATTACGTTTACCAGCAGGTGAGCCGAGTGCTGAGGAAATGACCTATCTAATCAAAACACGTCCACATTTTATTAATGGCTTGGTTCAATCACGCAAGCATGCCGCTTAA